One Drosophila subobscura isolate 14011-0131.10 chromosome U, UCBerk_Dsub_1.0, whole genome shotgun sequence DNA window includes the following coding sequences:
- the LOC117902789 gene encoding tyrosine-protein kinase Btk29A isoform X3, with protein MMLLSALKLGNGSSPAQNSTRSISPNSSTTNSQFSLQHNSSGSLSGVGVGNGNGVVVGGGGGGGSIGLGVGGGGGSCTPTSLQPQSSLTTFKQSPTLLNGNGTLLDANMPGGIPTPGTPNSKAKDNSHFVKLVVALYPFKAIEGGDLSLEKNAEYEVIDDSQEHWWKVKDTLGNVGYIPSNYVKPKALLGLERYEWYVGDMSRQRAESLLKQGDKEGCFVVRKSSTKGLYTLSLHTKVPQSHVKHYHIKQNARCEYYLSEKHCCETIPDLINYHRHNSGGLACRLKSSPCDRPVPPTAGLSHDKWEIHPMELMLMEELGSGQFGVVRRGKWRGSIDTAVKMMKEGTMSEDDFIEEAKVMTKLQHPNLVQLYGVCSKHRPIYIVTEYMKHGSLLNYLRRHEKTLIGNMGLLLDMCIQVSKGMTYLERHNYIHRDLAARNCLVGSENVVKVADFGLARYVLDDQYTSSGGTKFPIKWAPPEVLNYTRFSSKSDVWAYGVLMWEIFTCGKMPYGRLKNTEVVERVQRGIILEKPKSCAKEIYDVMKLCWSHGPEERPAFRVLMDQLALVAQTLTD; from the exons ATGATGCTTTTATCGGCATTGAAGCTGG GCAACGGCAGTTCTCCAGCCCAGAATTCAACGCGCAGCATCAGTCCGAACAGTTCCACGACCAACAGTCAATTCAGTTTGCAGCACAACAGCTCCGGGAGCCTCTCGGGCGTCGGTgtgggcaacggcaacggcgtTGTCGTCggtggaggaggcggcggtggcagcattgGCCTGGGAGTAGGCGGAGGAGGCGGAAGTTGCACGCCCACATCGCTGCAGCCACAG TCCTCGCTGACAACTTTCAAGCAATCGCCAACTTTATTGAACGGCAACGGAACTTTATTGGATGCCAATATGCCTGGGGGTATACCAACGCCTGGAACTCCAAATTCCAAAGCCAAG GACAATTCACATTTTGTCAAATTGGTGGTGGCCCTGTATCCCTTTAAGGCCATAGAAGGTGGAGATTTATCTCTAGAGAAG AATGCCGAATATGAGGTCATTGATGATTCACAGGAGCACTGGTGGAAGGTCAAGGATACTTTGGGAAATGTCGGCTATATACCCAGCAACTATGTCAAACCCAAGGCTCTATTGGGCCTCGAACGTTACGA ATGGTATGTGGGCGACATGTCACGACAACGTGCCGAATCTCTACTAAAACAGGGCGACAAGGAGGGCTGCTTTGTGGTGCGCAAGTCATCGACCAAGGGTCTCTATACACTATCGCTGCATACCAAAGT TCCACAATCGCATGTTAAACATTATCACATCAAACAGAATGCCCGCTGCGAGTATTATCTGAGCGAGAAGCATTGCTGCGAGACCATACCGGATTTGATCAACTATCATCGCCACAATTCTGGTGGTCTGGCCTGCCGCTTGAAGTCCTCGCCTTGCGATCGCCCGGTGCCACCAACAGCGGGCTTGTCTCACGACAAATGGGAGATCCATCCCATGGAACTGATGCTGATGGAGGAGCTGGGATCGGGACAGTTTGGTGTAGTGCGACGTGGCAAATGGCGTGGCTCGATAGACACCGCCGTGAAGATGATGAAGGAGGGCACCATGTCCGAGGATGATTTCATTGAGGAAGCCAAGGTCATGACCAAGCTGCAGCATCCGAATCTGGTGCAGCTATACGGCGTGTGCTCGAAGCATCGACCCATCTACATTGTCACCGAGTACATGAAGCATGGCTCGCTCTTGAACTACTTGCGGCGACACGAGAAGACGCTCATTGGCAACATGGGACTGCTGCTCGACATGTGCATACAGGTCAGCAAGGGCATGACCTATCTGGAGCGTCACAACTACATTCATCGAGATTTGGCGGCGCGTAACTGCCTGGTGGGCTCTGAGAATGTTGTGAAAGTGGCAGACTTTGGCCTGGCACGGTATGTGCTCGATGATCAGTATACCAGCTCTGGCGGCACCAAATTTCCCATCAAATGGGCACCGCCCGAGGTACTTAACTACACGCGATTCTCATCGAAAAGTGATGTGTGGGCATATG GTGTTTTAATGTGGGAGATATTCACCTGTGGCAAGATGCCTTATGGTCGTCTAAAGAACACTGAGGTTGTGGAGCGTGTGCAACGTGGAATTATCCTAGAGAAACCAAAGTCGTGTGCCAAGGAGATCTATGAT GTCATGAAGTTGTGCTGGTCACATGGTCCCGAAGAGCGTCCCGCATTCCGTGTGCTCATGGATCAGCTGGCGCTTGTGGCCCAGACGCTAACCGACTAA
- the LOC117902789 gene encoding tyrosine-protein kinase Btk29A isoform X2 produces the protein MIPCVSLAETSVIGNMKERVKEMKVFGCRLNFWNHIGHSLTSSKAKEGNGSSPAQNSTRSISPNSSTTNSQFSLQHNSSGSLSGVGVGNGNGVVVGGGGGGGSIGLGVGGGGGSCTPTSLQPQSSLTTFKQSPTLLNGNGTLLDANMPGGIPTPGTPNSKAKDNSHFVKLVVALYPFKAIEGGDLSLEKNAEYEVIDDSQEHWWKVKDTLGNVGYIPSNYVKPKALLGLERYEWYVGDMSRQRAESLLKQGDKEGCFVVRKSSTKGLYTLSLHTKVPQSHVKHYHIKQNARCEYYLSEKHCCETIPDLINYHRHNSGGLACRLKSSPCDRPVPPTAGLSHDKWEIHPMELMLMEELGSGQFGVVRRGKWRGSIDTAVKMMKEGTMSEDDFIEEAKVMTKLQHPNLVQLYGVCSKHRPIYIVTEYMKHGSLLNYLRRHEKTLIGNMGLLLDMCIQVSKGMTYLERHNYIHRDLAARNCLVGSENVVKVADFGLARYVLDDQYTSSGGTKFPIKWAPPEVLNYTRFSSKSDVWAYGVLMWEIFTCGKMPYGRLKNTEVVERVQRGIILEKPKSCAKEIYDVMKLCWSHGPEERPAFRVLMDQLALVAQTLTD, from the exons GCAACGGCAGTTCTCCAGCCCAGAATTCAACGCGCAGCATCAGTCCGAACAGTTCCACGACCAACAGTCAATTCAGTTTGCAGCACAACAGCTCCGGGAGCCTCTCGGGCGTCGGTgtgggcaacggcaacggcgtTGTCGTCggtggaggaggcggcggtggcagcattgGCCTGGGAGTAGGCGGAGGAGGCGGAAGTTGCACGCCCACATCGCTGCAGCCACAG TCCTCGCTGACAACTTTCAAGCAATCGCCAACTTTATTGAACGGCAACGGAACTTTATTGGATGCCAATATGCCTGGGGGTATACCAACGCCTGGAACTCCAAATTCCAAAGCCAAG GACAATTCACATTTTGTCAAATTGGTGGTGGCCCTGTATCCCTTTAAGGCCATAGAAGGTGGAGATTTATCTCTAGAGAAG AATGCCGAATATGAGGTCATTGATGATTCACAGGAGCACTGGTGGAAGGTCAAGGATACTTTGGGAAATGTCGGCTATATACCCAGCAACTATGTCAAACCCAAGGCTCTATTGGGCCTCGAACGTTACGA ATGGTATGTGGGCGACATGTCACGACAACGTGCCGAATCTCTACTAAAACAGGGCGACAAGGAGGGCTGCTTTGTGGTGCGCAAGTCATCGACCAAGGGTCTCTATACACTATCGCTGCATACCAAAGT TCCACAATCGCATGTTAAACATTATCACATCAAACAGAATGCCCGCTGCGAGTATTATCTGAGCGAGAAGCATTGCTGCGAGACCATACCGGATTTGATCAACTATCATCGCCACAATTCTGGTGGTCTGGCCTGCCGCTTGAAGTCCTCGCCTTGCGATCGCCCGGTGCCACCAACAGCGGGCTTGTCTCACGACAAATGGGAGATCCATCCCATGGAACTGATGCTGATGGAGGAGCTGGGATCGGGACAGTTTGGTGTAGTGCGACGTGGCAAATGGCGTGGCTCGATAGACACCGCCGTGAAGATGATGAAGGAGGGCACCATGTCCGAGGATGATTTCATTGAGGAAGCCAAGGTCATGACCAAGCTGCAGCATCCGAATCTGGTGCAGCTATACGGCGTGTGCTCGAAGCATCGACCCATCTACATTGTCACCGAGTACATGAAGCATGGCTCGCTCTTGAACTACTTGCGGCGACACGAGAAGACGCTCATTGGCAACATGGGACTGCTGCTCGACATGTGCATACAGGTCAGCAAGGGCATGACCTATCTGGAGCGTCACAACTACATTCATCGAGATTTGGCGGCGCGTAACTGCCTGGTGGGCTCTGAGAATGTTGTGAAAGTGGCAGACTTTGGCCTGGCACGGTATGTGCTCGATGATCAGTATACCAGCTCTGGCGGCACCAAATTTCCCATCAAATGGGCACCGCCCGAGGTACTTAACTACACGCGATTCTCATCGAAAAGTGATGTGTGGGCATATG GTGTTTTAATGTGGGAGATATTCACCTGTGGCAAGATGCCTTATGGTCGTCTAAAGAACACTGAGGTTGTGGAGCGTGTGCAACGTGGAATTATCCTAGAGAAACCAAAGTCGTGTGCCAAGGAGATCTATGAT GTCATGAAGTTGTGCTGGTCACATGGTCCCGAAGAGCGTCCCGCATTCCGTGTGCTCATGGATCAGCTGGCGCTTGTGGCCCAGACGCTAACCGACTAA